Below is a genomic region from Streptomyces sp. NBC_00461.
GTCCGGCCCACGATCACGGTACGCCGGGACTCCTTGACGGGCACGTCGTCCCGGCGGGCGCCGAGGGCCCTGCGGACGCCGTAGCCGAAGGCGGCGACCTTGACCAGGGGGCCGCCGAAGGTGGAGGCGACGGTGGTCGAGAGCGCCGACGCGTTCGACGTGACCTCCTGGACGTCGGTCGCGATCGCGTCGACCCGGTCGATCTGGGTCTGCGCGGAGCGCACCGCCGCGGAGGCGTCGGCCAGCAGCGGAACGGCCTGGTCGGTCACGTCCGCGACCAGCTTGGTGGTCGCCTTGAGCGTCTGGGCCACCCTCGCCAGTGCCACGGCGAGGAAGGAGACCAGGATCGCCCAGAAGACGGCCACCA
It encodes:
- a CDS encoding DUF948 domain-containing protein; this encodes MHVVSGGEVAGILVAVFWAILVSFLAVALARVAQTLKATTKLVADVTDQAVPLLADASAAVRSAQTQIDRVDAIATDVQEVTSNASALSTTVASTFGGPLVKVAAFGYGVRRALGARRDDVPVKESRRTVIVGRTVPAARREKRKDRENRGKRD